From a region of the Mercurialis annua linkage group LG1-X, ddMerAnnu1.2, whole genome shotgun sequence genome:
- the LOC126664712 gene encoding nucleobase-ascorbate transporter 3: MGETTHNHDHNHQPPPPQTVAPPLPPSLAVSRGPTWTPAEQLQQLQFCIHSNPSWPETALLAFQHYIVMLGTIVLIASNLVPRMGGDHGDKARVIQTLLFMAALNTLIQTFIGSRLPTVMSASVAFTIPVLSIIKDLSDESFADEHDRFIHTMRTIQGSLIVSSFVNIILGFSFTWGHLTRFFSPIVIVPVVSVVGLGLFMRGFPLLANCVEIGLPMLILLVICQYLKHLHPRTRPVLERFGLLLCLAIVWAFAAILTVAGAYNNVGQQTKVSCRTDRSFLISSAPWVRVPYPFQWGAPIFRASHVFGMMGAALVSSAESTGAYFAAARLSGATHPPAHVLSRSIGLQGIGMLLEGLFGAAVGNTVSIENVGLLGLTHIGSRRVVQISTAFMIFFSIFGKFGAFFASIPLPIFAAMYCVLFGIVAAIGISFIQFSNNNSMRNHYILGLSLFLGISIPQYFASTTTMDGHGPVRTDGGWFNDILNAIFSSPPTVAMIVGTVLDNTLDARQTTTDRGIPWWKPFQHRKGDVRTEEFYSMPIRFHEWLPSRFL; this comes from the exons ATGGGGGAAACAACCCACAACCACGACCACAACCACCAGCCACCTCCACCACAGACGGTGGCGCCACCGCTACCTCCATCTCTTGCAGTTTCAAGAGGACCCACTTGGACTCCAGCTGAGCAACTCCAGCAACTTCAGTTCTGCATCCATTCTAATCCTTCTTGGC CTGAAACTGCTTTACTGGCTTTTCAACACTATATTGTGATGCTTGGAACTATCGTATTAATTGCTAGTAATCTTGTACCTCGAATGGGCGGGGACCAT GGTGATAAAGCTCGTGTGATTCAAACATTGCTCTTTATGGCGGCGTTGAATACACTGATTCAGACATTCATTGGATCAAGGCTTCCCACTGTGATGAGTGCATCAGTTGCATTCACCATACCGGTGTTGTCAATCATCAAGGATTTGTCCGATGAATCATTTGCAGATGAGCACGAT AGATTTATCCACACTATGAGAACCATTCAAGGATCACTGATCGTCTCTTCCTTTGTCAACATCATTCTTGGCTTTAGTTTTACATGGGGCCATTTGACTAG GTTCTTCAGTCCCATCGTTATAGTACCAGTTGTTTCTGTGGTGGGACTTGGCCTATTCATGAGAGGCTTCCCACTG CTTGCCAACTGTGTGGAAATTGGGCTGCCTATGCTGATTTTATTAGTCATATGCCAG TATCTGAAACATCTCCACCCAAGGACCCGGCCTGTACTTGAGAGGTTTGGCTTACTCCTTTGTCTGGCAATTGTATGGGCTTTTGCTGCTATTCTCACTGTTGCCGGTGCTTACAACAATGTCGGACAACAAACTAAAGTTAGTTGCCGCACAGATCGATCCTTTCTTATCTCATCTGCTCCATG GGTTAGAGTCCCGTATCCTTTTCAGTGGGGTGCTCCCATATTTAGAGCAAGCCATGTCTTTGGAATGATGGGAGCAGCACTTGTCTCATCTGCAGAG TCCACTGGAGCATACTTTGCTGCAGCTAGGCTTTCAGGTGCTACGCACCCTCCAGCGCATGTTCTCTCTCGAAGCATTGGTCTACAG GGTATTGGAATGCTGCTTGAAGGACTTTTTGGGGCTGCTGTTGGCAATACTGTATCTAT TGAAAATGTTGGCCTTCTTGGACTAACACACATTGGCAGCCGAAGAGTGGTGCAGATATCAACTGCTTTCATGATCTTTTTCTCCATATTTG GGAAGTTTGGTGCCTTTTTTGCTTCTATTCCTCTGCCGATTTTTGCTGCCATGTACTGTGTTTTATTCGGCATAGTAG CTGCTATTGGGATTTCATTCATACAGTTCTCTAACAATAACTCAATGAGAAACCACTACATCTTGGGCTTGTCTTTGTTCCTTGGGATATCAATACCTCAGTATTTTGCAAGTACCACCACCATGGATGGACATGGACCAGTTAGAACAGATGGTGGATGG TTCAATGACATATTGAACGCGATATTCTCATCACCTCCAACGGTGGCAATGATTGTCGGGACGGTACTTGATAACACGCTTGATGCAAGGCAGACGACGACCGACAGAGGAATTCCATGGTGGAAACCTTTCCAGCACCGGAAGGGGGATGTTAGAACAGAGGAGTTTTACAGTATGCCTATCCGGTTTCATGAGTGGTTACCTTCTAGGTTTCTGTGA